Proteins from a single region of Hypomesus transpacificus isolate Combined female chromosome 9, fHypTra1, whole genome shotgun sequence:
- the nek4 gene encoding serine/threonine-protein kinase Nek4 isoform X2, giving the protein MGFCEGGDLYHRLKQQKGELLPERQVVEWFVQIAMALQYLHEKCILHRDLKTQNIFLTKTNIIKVGDLGIARVLENQNDMASTLIGTPYYMSPELFSNKPYNHKSDVWALGCCVYEMSTLKHAFNAKDMNSLVYRIVEGKLPQMPSKYDHQLGELIKSMLCRRPDDRPDVKLILRQPYIKHQIAMFLAATKEKTAKSKKKVAVGSNRASSTACAVSSQPKCPQHIPQAEPNIKGAQQAESQSQEHKARSRALEPCLPQTPLPQEPPPPDNLNISSASLATLSNIDIDIHPLRPEERPALGDMPQTAASKAHHDPPLLRPAGGRRSGEKLNTPVPPPRKFLSGVRNGRGEGKKLSNGPTMQCVHGAPQAAPKLRATEDERSRTVDLEDKDDTMELLKDVAIESPAPELKAVMSYVLNSLPTCKGPGNVHVESIEQTVAVNADSKDDTTHLLKAVPAPNHLSDVRESLESTEKLLESQPLVPDHVEPLSPVPEQDPAAMFPHSSPLGPWVSRARRQKDRSGTSGDEDKTVSAQRPLPPPPVSVLEGRRRSRDYAEKNCSAPSAPTSGSTAKEKHTPLPQERPMSARERRRLRQSQENLSQPAVHAVRRASYDVASSNSKQPESRNVPVTGCVSDLTRENIKADRLRRPSDEDECSSSTSSTDRSEGDCKEGKSESNDMQDLVQMMTQTLRMDVREAVCEPDGCSIGSRALPEFRLNRRYRDTLLLHGKAREEQDFPFSEIPTDTTGPAKIRRAIEKLRTDVVKGLGVKLLDVVLDIMDEEDEDKRKLRLQEEMGEEKYQSYAVMVRQLKFFEDVAFKG; this is encoded by the exons TGGAATTGCCCGGGTTCTAGAAAACCAGAATGATATGGCAAGCACTCTCATAGGAACACCATATTATATGAGCCCTGAACTTTTCTCTAACAAACCTTACAATCACAAG TCTGATGTGTGGGCACTTGGTTGCTGTGTGTATGAGATGTCCACTCTGAAACATGCCTTCAACGCTAAGGACATGAACTCCCTGGTGTATCGAATTGTAGAGGGAAAG TTGCCTCAGATGCCCAGTAAGTATGACCACCAGCTGGGGGAGCTGATCAAGAGCATGCTGTGTAGGAGGCCAGATGATAGACCGGACGTTAAACTCATCCTACGACAGCCCTACATCAAACACCAGATTGCCATGTTCCTAGCTGCCACCAAAGA AAAAACTGCTAAGTCGAAAAAGAAAGTGGCGGTTGGCAGTAACAGGGCCAGCAGTACAGCGTGTGCAGTGTCATCTCAGCCTAAGTGCCCCCAACACATCCCCCAAGCAGAGCCCAACATCAAAGGGGCACAG CAAGCGGAGTCTCAGTCACAGGAACACAAAGCTCGCAGCAGAGCCCTGGAACCCTGCCTGCCCCAGACGCCTCTACCACAGGAACCCCCGCCACCTGACAACCTCAACATCAGCAGTGCGTCCCTGGCAACACTGAGTAACATTGACATTGATATCCATCCACTGCGACCGGAGGAGAGACCGGCCCTGGGAGACATGCCCCAGACCGCCGCGTCAAAGGCCCATCACGATCCACCCCTCCTCAGACCcgcaggaggaaggaggagcggGGAGAAACTGAACACCCCCGTGCCTCCGCCCCGAAAGTTCCTATCAGGTGTCAGAaatgggagaggagaagggaagaagcTGTCCAACGGACCGACCATGCAATGTGTTCATGGAGCCCCACAAGCGGCCCCAAAGCTCCGAGCCACGGAGGACGAGAGGAGTCGAACTGTTGATCTGGAGGATAAGGACGATACCATGGAGCTACTTAAGGATGTGGCTATTGAGAGTCCAGCTCCCGAACTGAAAGCAGTGATGTCTTATGTTTTGAACAGTTTGCCCACGTGTAAAGGGCCTGGAAATGTCCATGTGGAATCCATTGAGCAAACAGTAGCAGTGAATGCAGATAGTAAAGATGACACTACACATCTGCTTAAAGCTGTTCCAGCACCAAACCATTTATCAGATGTCAGA GAGAGCCTTGAATCCACAGAAAAGCTGTTAGAATCCCAGCCTCTG GTACCTGATCATGTAGAACCCTTGTCACCGGTTCCAGAGCAGGATCCGGCTGCGATgttccctcactcctctcctttgGGACCTTGGGTTTCCCGGGCGCGCAGACAGAAGGACAGGAGTGGAACTTCTGGTGACGAGGACAAA ACAGTGTCAGCTCAGAGACCCCTGCCTCCGCCTCCGGTCAGCGTgttagaggggaggaggaggagcagggattATGCTGAGAAAAACTGCTCCGCACCCTCAGCCCCCACCTCGGGGAGCACCGCCAAGGAAAAGCATACCCCACTACCTCAG GAACGCCCCATGTctgccagagagaggagaagattaAGGCAGTCGCAAGAAAACCTCAGCCAACCAG CTGTCCATGCAGTAAGAAGGGCTTCTTATGACGTAGCCTCATCTAACAGTAAGCAGCCAGAGAGTCGGAATGTCCCTGtcacaggctgtgtgtctgacctcACCAGGGAAAACATCAAG gcagacaggttgCGTCGACCGTCAGATGAGGATGAATGCAGTTCATCCACAAGCTCCACTGATCGCTCTGAAGGAGACTGCAAAGAAGG AAAGAGCGAATCCAATGATATGCAGGATCTGGTTCAGATGATGACGCAGACATTACGAATGGATGTCAGAGAGGCGGTTTGCGAACCCGACGGTTGTAGCATTGGCTCTCGTGCTCTGCCTGAATTCAGACTGAACAGGAGGTACAGAGACACCCTGCTGCTTCATGGGAAAGCCAGAGAGGAGCAAGATTTCCCCTTCAGCGAAATACCAACTG ACACGACAGGGCCAGCAAAGATCCGGAGGGCCATCGAGAAGCTACGGACAGACGTAGTGAAGGGACTAGGGGTGAAACTACTGGATGTCGTCTTGGACATCATGGACGAGGAAGACGAGGACAAACGCAAG CTACGTCTCCAGGAGGAAATGGGGGAAGAGAAATACCAATCCTATGCTGTGATGGTGCGGCAGCTGAAGTTCTTTGAGGATGTTGCCTTTAAGGGCTAG
- the glt8d1 gene encoding glycosyltransferase 8 domain-containing protein 1, producing MTLRRVNVALLVLLAVAFLIIVQRNLLHLNDFLRRENPDAVPGVVLPFEAEFSPNLRPDPVRAGEEIPVVITAAQERVGAAVAAMNSIYQNTMSNVVFYIVTMNDTVDHLKLWLSKTSLNSAKHKIIVFDAYIHALKIPEVPERMKSLKPLTFSRFYMPTLAPDAEKAIYLDDDVIVQGDIKELFDMNLKSGHAAAFSDDCDSASSKGIIRGAGNQINYLGFLDFKKDSIKKLAMRANTCSFNPGVILANLTEWKHQNITSQLEHWMELNAHEDLYSKTLADSITTPPLLIVFYKHYSPIDPMWHVRHLGATGAGNRYSSQFVKAAKLLHWNGHYKPWGRTSSFSDIWNKWYIPDPTGKFHPIRKHE from the exons ATGACACTGCGGAGAG TGAACGTGGCCCTTCTTGTGCTCTTAGCAGTCGCCTTCCTGATCATCGTGCAAAGAAATCTTCTACATCTCAATGACTTTTTGAGGAGAGAGAATCCAG ATGCAGTCCCCGGTGTAGTTCTCCCTTTTGAGGCTGAGTTCTCCCCAAATCTCAGGCCAGATCCTGTCCGAGCTGGGGAAGAGATCCCAGTGGTCATCACTGCAGCTCAAGAGAGAGTGGGTGCTGCTGTGGCAGCCATGAATAGCATCTACCAGAACACCATGTCAAATGTTGTTTTCTACATTGTGACTATGAACGACACAGTGGATCACCTAAA GCTGTGGCTGAGCAAGACCTCGCTAAACAGTGCCAAACATAAGATTATTGTATTCGATGCCTATATTCATGCTTTGAAGATTCCCGAAGTTCCTGAGAGAATGAAATCTCTAAAACCG ttGACGTTCTCCCGATTTTACATGCCTACGTTGGCACCTGACGCAGAAAAAGCCATTTATTTGGATGACGATGTTATTGTACAAG GGGATATCAAAGAATTGTTCGACATGAACCTGAAGTCAGGCCATGCAGCTGCCTTCTCAGACGATTGTGATTCTGCATCCTCCAAGGGCATCATCAGAGGGGCTGGAAATCAG ATTAATTACCTCGGCTTTCTGGATTTCAAGAAGGATTCCATTAAAAAGCTGGCAATGAGAGCCAATACTTGTTCCTTCAACCCCGGAGTAATCTTAGCTAACCTGACTGAATGGAAGCACCAAAACATCACCAGTCAGCTGGAACACTGGATGGAGCTCAATGCACA TGAGGATCTGTACAGTAAGACCCTGGCAGACAGTATCACCACCCCACCTCTACTCATCGTCTTCTACAAACACTACTCCCCCATCGACCCCATGTGGCACGTCAGGCATCTTG GAGCGACTGGTGCTGGAAACCGCTATTCCTCCCAGTTTGTTAAAGCAGCCAAGCTCCTTCATTGGAACGGACATTATAAACCCTGGGGCAGGACATCCTCGTTTTCCGACATATGGAACAAGTGGTATATTCCAGATCCTACCGGGAAATTTCACCCAATCAGGAAACATGAGTAG
- the spcs1 gene encoding signal peptidase complex subunit 1 — MLSMFNSIPTHMDYKGQKLAEQIFQGIILVSAVIGFIYGLIIEQFGWTVYIVLGGFAVSCALTLPPWPMYRKNPLSWQPALPETTAETREKPQENLKKKKHK; from the exons ATGCTTTCAATGTTCAACTCCATTCCAACCCATATG GATTATAAAGGCCAGAAACTGGCAGAGCAGATTTTCCAAGGAATTATACTTGTCTCAGCg GTCATTGGATTTATTTATGGCCTCATCATTGAACAGTTTGGATGGACAGTGTACATAGTCTTGGGAGGATTTGCTGTGTCCTGTGCG CTGACTCTGCCACCATGGCCAATGTACCGAAAAAACCCTCTCTCTTGGCAGCCAGCCCTACCCGAAACCACGGCAGAGACGAGGGAGAAACCTCAAGAgaatctgaagaagaagaagcacaAGTAG